One genomic segment of Candidatus Fukatsuia endosymbiont of Tuberolachnus salignus includes these proteins:
- a CDS encoding lysis protein, whose translation MFSPTTFILIVLCIGSNLMVFYHQSKVAKKEQIIKKVTAERDNALATLQTMEKQRQKIAAIDSKHTRELADAKSENNRLRANVADGIKRLQLNTSCKTLPKTATASCLDDATSPRLNDSALEDYFRLREHIAIASSQITGLQDYIIQVCMTN comes from the coding sequence ATGTTTAGCCCCACAACTTTTATCCTTATTGTGCTCTGTATAGGATCGAATCTGATGGTGTTTTATCACCAGAGTAAAGTGGCAAAAAAAGAGCAAATTATTAAAAAAGTGACGGCTGAACGTGACAACGCACTCGCCACGCTTCAGACGATGGAAAAACAGCGTCAGAAAATAGCCGCTATCGACAGCAAACACACAAGAGAATTAGCCGATGCCAAATCTGAAAATAACCGGCTACGTGCTAACGTTGCTGATGGCATTAAACGGTTGCAGCTCAATACCAGTTGTAAAACCCTGCCCAAAACCGCCACTGCCTCCTGCCTGGATGATGCTACCAGCCCCCGGCTTAACGACTCCGCTCTCGAAGATTATTTCCGTCTCCGAGAACACATCGCAATCGCCAGTAGCCAAATAACCGGCTTGCAGGATTACATCATTCAAGTATGTATGACTAACTAA
- a CDS encoding Rpn family recombination-promoting nuclease/putative transposase has product MSNVNVARDFLQFHLPPEIKEQCDFSTLKIEPGSFIEPNLRQHYSDIVYSLKTKEGKRCYIHCLIEHQSTPKKLMAFRLFRYSIPIMQQHLDQGHDELPVVIPILFYHGETSPYPYSMDWLDCFADRDLAQRVYSQPFPLVDVTTIPDEEILTHRSVALLELVQKHIYARDIIVISQSIAHLLNTGYTESELVKTLMYYIAQRGKTADTPQFFKTIVEHAPTYSEDIMTIAQDLRREGREEGMQQGMQQGMQQGMQQGKKQAALEFAKKLRDDGADRDTIKKYTGLSDQDLGTSLH; this is encoded by the coding sequence ATGAGCAATGTTAACGTTGCCCGTGATTTCCTACAGTTCCACTTACCGCCTGAAATCAAGGAGCAATGCGATTTTTCTACGTTGAAGATCGAACCGGGTTCATTCATTGAGCCGAATTTGAGACAACATTATTCTGACATTGTTTATTCACTCAAAACGAAGGAGGGTAAGCGTTGCTACATTCATTGTCTCATCGAACATCAAAGCACGCCAAAAAAATTAATGGCTTTCCGCTTGTTCCGCTACAGTATTCCCATCATGCAACAGCATCTTGACCAAGGCCATGACGAGTTGCCGGTGGTAATACCGATCCTCTTTTATCATGGAGAAACAAGCCCTTATCCCTACAGTATGGATTGGCTGGATTGTTTTGCTGACAGAGACTTAGCACAAAGAGTCTATTCTCAGCCTTTTCCTTTGGTGGATGTGACCACGATACCCGATGAAGAAATCTTGACTCACCGCAGTGTTGCTCTTCTTGAATTAGTACAAAAGCACATTTATGCGCGTGATATCATAGTGATAAGTCAGTCTATTGCACATTTACTGAATACGGGTTATACAGAGAGTGAACTGGTTAAGACATTAATGTATTATATTGCTCAGAGAGGAAAAACAGCGGATACACCGCAATTTTTCAAAACGATTGTGGAGCACGCACCGACTTACAGTGAGGACATCATGACGATTGCACAAGACTTGAGAAGAGAGGGCCGTGAGGAAGGCATGCAACAGGGCATGCAACAGGGCATGCAACAGGGCATGCAACAGGGGAAAAAACAAGCTGCCCTAGAATTTGCTAAAAAACTTCGTGATGACGGAGCGGATAGAGATACGATTAAAAAATATACTGGTCTTTCTGACCAGGATCTTGGCACCTCGCTACATTAA
- a CDS encoding lysozyme translates to MKKLSKTVIGIIISGAAATVILSQFLDEKEGNRLTAYRDGANVWTICRGATHVDGKPVIQGIQLSAEKCEQVNKFEVDKAIAWVERHVQVPLTDAQKAGIASFCPYNIGTTKCLSSTFYRKLNAGDYRGACAEIKRWIFDGGKDCRIRANNCAGQPLRRAQESALACWGLDV, encoded by the coding sequence ATGAAAAAATTAAGCAAAACGGTAATAGGAATTATCATTTCTGGTGCGGCAGCAACGGTGATCCTCTCACAATTTTTAGATGAAAAAGAAGGCAACCGGCTGACGGCCTACAGGGATGGCGCTAACGTGTGGACAATTTGTCGTGGTGCTACCCATGTTGATGGCAAGCCGGTGATACAAGGCATACAACTCAGTGCAGAGAAATGCGAGCAGGTTAACAAATTTGAGGTGGATAAGGCGATCGCCTGGGTAGAACGTCATGTTCAAGTACCGTTAACCGACGCCCAGAAAGCCGGTATTGCTTCATTTTGTCCGTATAATATTGGTACCACTAAATGCCTCTCTTCCACCTTTTACCGCAAACTCAATGCCGGTGACTACCGAGGTGCCTGTGCAGAAATCAAACGCTGGATATTTGATGGCGGTAAAGATTGCCGCATTCGAGCTAATAACTGTGCGGGTCAGCCTCTTAGACGGGCACAGGAAAGTGCATTGGCCTGCTGGGGGTTAGATGTTTAG
- a CDS encoding helix-turn-helix domain-containing protein, with protein MTFLTNKKRARMSEEIFTLKEACRFMKLSENTLKEWIRAGRLPCNRTGHDGKSGGYRILKTACIESVRRRNNDIIVKATGTHNEEQRVCQSKCGTVGGTVISLRRTVKELGNLLEQRTSGKHRSCTIA; from the coding sequence ATGACGTTTTTAACCAATAAGAAGAGAGCCAGGATGAGTGAAGAAATCTTCACACTGAAAGAAGCCTGCAGATTCATGAAACTCAGTGAAAACACGCTAAAAGAGTGGATTAGAGCGGGCAGGCTGCCCTGTAACAGGACAGGCCACGATGGAAAAAGTGGGGGTTACAGAATATTAAAAACAGCGTGTATTGAATCAGTCCGTCGCAGGAATAACGACATAATCGTGAAGGCGACTGGCACACACAATGAGGAACAACGGGTATGTCAATCAAAATGCGGCACGGTGGGTGGCACTGTGATTTCGTTACGCCGGACGGTAAAAGAATTAGGCAATCTCTTGGAACAACGGACAAGCGGAAAGCACAGGAGCTGTACGATAGCTTAA
- a CDS encoding IS110 family transposase has product MGESAMDKTAVGIDVAKLKFDVAVWVERKKYKTKAFPNTPSGFSQLLKWLIPYGDCHICLEATGSYSVPLAMFLVDNGIDVSLENPSRIHAFGESELSRNKTDQGDAKMIVRYCALHTPVLWTPPPLSERQLTALVRHLKSLEEMRQMQENRQSVADDVVQSSLLEIISALKQQIQATKEKIKNHIDNDPDLKKNKALLESIPGIGEILSASLLAYVGNVSKFTNSKAVVAYAGLNPKLCESGLFKGRSRLSKRGHTELRKALYMPALAALSCNPIVKAQWQRLVSRHKGGKMGVCAAMRKLLQLAYGVLKSGIPFDTKIALAS; this is encoded by the coding sequence ATGGGAGAATCAGCCATGGACAAGACCGCAGTGGGTATTGATGTTGCCAAATTAAAATTCGATGTTGCAGTGTGGGTAGAGAGAAAAAAGTATAAAACAAAAGCATTCCCGAATACCCCCTCTGGATTTAGCCAACTACTGAAATGGCTTATCCCTTACGGGGATTGTCATATTTGTCTCGAAGCCACAGGGAGTTACAGTGTTCCACTGGCTATGTTCTTAGTTGATAATGGCATTGACGTCAGCCTAGAAAACCCATCACGTATTCATGCCTTTGGTGAGAGTGAACTGAGTCGGAACAAGACGGATCAGGGGGATGCAAAAATGATAGTGCGCTACTGCGCACTGCATACACCTGTCCTCTGGACTCCTCCTCCCTTGAGCGAACGTCAATTAACCGCGCTAGTACGCCATCTAAAGAGTTTAGAGGAAATGAGGCAAATGCAAGAAAATCGGCAATCAGTGGCTGACGATGTCGTTCAATCCTCACTGCTTGAAATCATTTCTGCACTTAAACAACAAATCCAGGCCACCAAAGAAAAAATAAAAAACCATATCGATAACGATCCTGACTTAAAGAAAAATAAAGCGTTGCTGGAGAGTATTCCTGGTATCGGTGAAATACTAAGTGCCAGTTTGCTGGCGTATGTGGGTAATGTGTCAAAATTCACTAACAGTAAGGCAGTGGTGGCCTATGCCGGGCTTAACCCAAAACTTTGTGAATCAGGTTTATTTAAAGGACGGAGCCGCCTATCAAAACGGGGTCATACCGAGCTCAGGAAAGCGTTGTATATGCCCGCTCTGGCTGCCCTTTCTTGTAATCCGATAGTGAAAGCACAGTGGCAACGACTCGTATCACGCCATAAAGGGGGTAAAATGGGCGTCTGTGCGGCAATGCGCAAATTACTCCAACTGGCGTATGGTGTGCTGAAATCAGGCATCCCATTCGATACAAAAATAGCACTTGCATCATGA
- a CDS encoding tyrosine-type recombinase/integrase: MRHGGWHCDFVTPDGKRIRQSLGTTDKRKAQELYDSLKANAWRESKLGEMPHKTFEEACVRWINEKQHKRSLDDDKTKIGFFLLHFSGRNLSSINEEEVIEVVSTMKNRRHRQRWELTQKASLKKGNETPDFKEKPPSQATRSQYLSFIRGLMRIAANEWGWLEKPLNLKARKPNDKRVRWLSHEEANRLIAVMHENFRPIVVFALATGLRRSNIINLEWDQIDMARQVAWIPPEKAKAGKAIGVALNETACAVLREQRERHSRWVFVRRKKVPGSEGKDTAIITKFRVDDNRAWQTGLKRAGISDFRFHDLRHTWASWLVQSGVPLSALQEMGGWESVEMVRRYAHLSPTHLTEHAKKLDEVITMHGTFLARGKNR, encoded by the coding sequence ATGCGGCACGGTGGGTGGCACTGTGATTTCGTTACGCCGGACGGTAAAAGAATTAGGCAATCTCTTGGAACAACGGACAAGCGGAAAGCACAGGAGCTGTACGATAGCTTAAAAGCTAACGCATGGAGAGAGAGTAAACTGGGCGAAATGCCACACAAAACATTTGAGGAGGCTTGTGTAAGGTGGATCAACGAAAAACAACATAAGCGATCGCTTGACGATGATAAAACGAAAATCGGGTTTTTCTTGCTGCATTTTTCAGGAAGAAATCTATCGAGTATCAATGAAGAGGAGGTGATAGAGGTGGTTTCAACCATGAAAAACCGGCGACACCGGCAACGGTGGGAATTAACCCAGAAAGCGTCATTAAAAAAGGGGAATGAGACCCCTGATTTCAAAGAAAAGCCGCCCTCGCAAGCCACCCGTAGCCAATACCTTTCTTTTATACGAGGTCTGATGCGGATTGCAGCAAATGAATGGGGATGGTTAGAAAAGCCTCTGAATTTGAAAGCCCGCAAGCCGAATGACAAGCGTGTTCGCTGGTTATCTCACGAAGAAGCCAACCGTCTGATTGCCGTGATGCATGAAAATTTCAGGCCGATAGTGGTGTTTGCGTTAGCAACCGGATTACGTCGGTCGAATATTATTAATTTAGAGTGGGACCAAATAGATATGGCAAGACAGGTTGCCTGGATCCCCCCTGAAAAGGCCAAGGCAGGCAAAGCGATAGGGGTGGCACTGAATGAAACAGCCTGTGCTGTTCTACGGGAACAGCGGGAGAGACATTCACGCTGGGTCTTCGTCAGGAGAAAAAAAGTGCCAGGTAGTGAGGGGAAAGACACGGCGATAATAACCAAATTTAGAGTCGATGATAATCGCGCGTGGCAAACTGGCTTAAAGCGCGCGGGGATCAGTGATTTCCGTTTTCATGATTTGCGGCACACCTGGGCCAGTTGGTTGGTTCAATCGGGTGTTCCCCTGTCAGCACTCCAGGAAATGGGAGGCTGGGAAAGTGTCGAGATGGTGCGTCGTTATGCTCATTTATCTCCCACTCATTTAACGGAACATGCTAAAAAGTTGGATGAGGTGATCACAATGCATGGCACGTTTCTGGCACGTGGCAAAAATAGGTAA
- a CDS encoding IS4 family transposase, with product MDEKGKKTTVQTALSKTPILKTIALTLPKNQQRVARTAYVDIRSISGWLPIRNNLVYGPTNKDASRHIHEKVHVSAISVKEQPPPEGVAPVEWVLLTNLTATDVFEAEEKVNGYRLRWKIEEFFNTLKSGCCVEQCRLNTATKLTKMITLKSIIAFKLMYMTKMAALCPEATCTDVLSKIEWQTLYCRIQTTSRLPEHPPTVLQAITWLGQLGGFLNRRAEGMRSCKKM from the coding sequence ATCGATGAAAAGGGGAAAAAAACAACGGTGCAAACCGCCTTGTCAAAGACGCCGATTTTAAAAACCATAGCACTCACCCTGCCCAAAAATCAGCAAAGGGTAGCAAGAACGGCTTATGTGGATATTCGCTCCATTTCAGGCTGGCTCCCCATTAGAAATAATCTAGTTTATGGGCCTACCAATAAAGACGCTTCACGGCATATCCATGAAAAGGTTCACGTATCTGCCATCAGTGTTAAAGAACAGCCTCCTCCAGAAGGAGTAGCGCCTGTCGAATGGGTATTATTGACCAATTTGACGGCCACTGACGTCTTTGAAGCAGAAGAGAAAGTGAATGGGTATAGACTGAGATGGAAGATAGAAGAGTTCTTCAACACACTGAAATCAGGATGTTGTGTTGAACAATGTCGTTTAAATACGGCAACCAAACTAACGAAAATGATCACCCTCAAAAGCATTATCGCCTTCAAACTGATGTATATGACCAAAATGGCAGCGTTGTGTCCTGAGGCTACCTGCACCGATGTGTTGTCAAAGATAGAATGGCAAACGCTGTATTGCAGAATACAGACAACAAGCCGCCTTCCCGAGCATCCCCCCACAGTGCTTCAGGCAATAACATGGCTGGGTCAATTGGGAGGATTTCTTAACCGACGTGCCGAGGGTATGAGATCCTGCAAGAAAATGTGA
- a CDS encoding transcriptional regulator yields the protein MANIDITQFPELREVFPELTPVQFETAMLFALGVSQKDIALLRSVSYPAVKQTLASAKLKFEPYSLHGLFTVFHVRLALFALKGCRKR from the coding sequence ATGGCTAACATCGATATTACCCAATTTCCTGAATTACGGGAAGTGTTTCCTGAATTAACACCGGTGCAATTTGAAACGGCGATGCTTTTCGCGTTAGGCGTGTCACAAAAAGACATCGCCTTATTACGTTCTGTGTCCTATCCCGCAGTGAAACAGACGTTGGCAAGTGCAAAACTCAAATTTGAACCGTATTCGCTGCATGGTCTGTTTACCGTATTTCATGTCCGCCTTGCGCTTTTTGCTTTGAAGGGATGTAGAAAGCGATAG
- a CDS encoding IS4/Tn5 family transposase DNA-binding protein: MKNDSGEIGLLVESIVKSGNRHMKTVTGNGNEWIREEFHQIDFGDKRLKERFFETAGLLSSKASGSIYPSCHGSWSQAKGAYRFFSNERVSESALFRTHCVQTQKRLEGHSLVFSLQDTSELNFDSHKKTEGLGSISKAYHKHKMGLMLHASLMVTQEGLPLGLSSLKCWSRVSREETPQEKQRRLYQSTMKEKESIKWIETLYETAALIPKDTCLITLGDREADIFELFRVASSLKTFLLSATGKTENLSMKRGKKQRCKPPCQRRRF, encoded by the coding sequence ATGAAAAATGATTCAGGTGAAATTGGATTATTGGTAGAGTCAATAGTTAAATCAGGAAACAGGCACATGAAAACAGTAACGGGTAATGGGAATGAGTGGATCCGGGAAGAATTTCATCAAATTGATTTCGGAGATAAACGCCTTAAAGAGCGTTTTTTTGAAACAGCGGGCTTATTATCATCAAAAGCGTCAGGTTCAATTTACCCAAGCTGTCATGGCTCCTGGTCACAGGCCAAAGGAGCTTATCGATTTTTTAGCAATGAGAGAGTGAGCGAGAGCGCGCTATTCCGTACACATTGTGTGCAAACACAAAAACGTCTGGAGGGGCATTCACTGGTTTTTTCTCTTCAGGACACATCAGAGTTGAACTTTGACTCACATAAAAAGACAGAGGGGTTGGGAAGTATATCTAAAGCCTATCACAAACATAAAATGGGGTTGATGCTTCATGCAAGTTTGATGGTAACTCAGGAGGGCTTGCCGCTTGGGTTATCCTCGCTTAAATGCTGGTCACGTGTTTCCCGAGAGGAAACGCCTCAGGAAAAACAGCGGCGGCTTTATCAATCGACAATGAAAGAGAAAGAAAGTATTAAGTGGATAGAGACCCTCTACGAGACAGCGGCGCTGATACCCAAAGATACCTGCTTAATCACGCTGGGAGACAGAGAAGCGGATATTTTCGAACTTTTTCGGGTTGCAAGCTCACTAAAAACTTTTTTATTATCCGCAACCGGAAAGACAGAAAATTTATCGATGAAAAGGGGAAAAAAACAACGGTGCAAACCGCCTTGTCAAAGACGCCGATTTTAA
- a CDS encoding helix-turn-helix transcriptional regulator, with protein sequence MMKKITKVSRSLPLTSMMENSQDVWGIKDCDSRFIYTNRAFLDFLNLPQGFDVIGRRDDELPTCILEFTLIIQKLEREVIKSGQKITLIKTHFFGREQKLQPYLYETFPLHNKRNKCIGTVFYGRKLAIISLSHYVDKLTATLLLDPPSTLFTQSELRIIFYLLRTMSAKEIGKKLARSHRTIENRIRILYQKAKVHSLRDFKHFCHQTGFDRIVPQAFIRPGIQFIE encoded by the coding sequence ATGATGAAAAAAATAACAAAGGTATCACGTTCATTACCTCTGACATCTATGATGGAAAATAGTCAAGATGTTTGGGGAATAAAAGACTGTGACTCACGTTTTATTTATACCAATCGTGCTTTTCTTGACTTTTTAAATTTGCCACAAGGATTTGATGTGATAGGGCGGCGTGATGATGAACTTCCTACGTGTATTTTAGAATTTACTTTAATCATTCAAAAACTGGAAAGAGAGGTTATAAAAAGCGGGCAAAAAATCACCCTCATTAAAACGCATTTCTTTGGTCGTGAACAGAAACTGCAACCTTATTTATACGAAACCTTTCCGTTGCATAATAAAAGAAACAAGTGCATCGGCACAGTTTTTTATGGCAGAAAACTGGCTATTATTTCACTGTCCCACTACGTAGATAAGCTAACTGCCACGCTATTATTGGACCCTCCCTCGACTCTATTTACGCAATCTGAACTGAGGATAATCTTTTATTTATTACGCACGATGAGTGCCAAGGAAATAGGTAAAAAATTGGCACGCTCCCATCGCACAATAGAAAACAGAATTCGTATTCTATACCAAAAAGCGAAAGTGCATTCATTGCGAGACTTTAAACACTTTTGTCATCAAACCGGATTTGATCGCATTGTTCCCCAAGCGTTTATACGCCCCGGGATACAGTTTATTGAGTAG
- a CDS encoding tyrosine-type recombinase/integrase produces MAGMLLTDSKIKGLKAKDQAYYVWQASATRGTGRLGLKIYPSGRKVFVYKYHQDGGRKFLFLGNYPSLSLADATVKCHEATTSLSEFLSIARHRATIKQLFDAYIKNQALSGKRSHEKTFNRLKQVLMSPHVNPDMLASEVTPSHVKLILAEFIQRDAVAGSNKIRSVLHAVFNFALYADHDPVNVNGKIIYGLDRNPVSVVPRQAGVDRALDRFLSWDEISLLMSTCQKSAPECFFHPDFAQLLLLCLFTGGQRPWELMTNVWQNVDLRNCTLTVPPFISKNGDYHIVPLCASALLILEEIANRHSNQGFIFPAKTKTGHLLPSEFAKQVKKFCDHTGFAKFTPRDVRRTFKTLAGEMGISSELRDQVQNHKKPGVSSKHYDRYDYLREKHQVITLWESKLLSMVEIYPKSS; encoded by the coding sequence ATGGCTGGTATGTTGCTTACCGACAGTAAAATTAAAGGCCTCAAAGCTAAGGACCAAGCCTATTATGTGTGGCAAGCATCTGCTACCAGAGGTACCGGACGACTTGGATTAAAAATATATCCGTCCGGCCGTAAGGTCTTTGTTTATAAGTATCACCAGGATGGTGGCAGGAAGTTTCTTTTTCTCGGCAATTATCCTTCCCTTTCTCTCGCTGATGCTACCGTTAAGTGTCATGAGGCCACTACAAGTTTGTCCGAGTTTCTTAGTATTGCACGCCATCGTGCTACCATTAAACAGTTGTTTGATGCCTATATAAAAAATCAAGCACTCAGTGGTAAGCGTTCCCATGAAAAAACATTTAATCGATTAAAGCAGGTTTTAATGAGTCCACATGTTAATCCTGATATGTTGGCCAGCGAAGTGACGCCCAGTCATGTTAAGTTAATCCTCGCCGAATTTATTCAACGTGATGCTGTCGCCGGGTCTAATAAGATTAGATCCGTGCTCCATGCTGTGTTTAATTTTGCTTTGTATGCCGATCATGATCCCGTTAATGTTAATGGAAAAATTATTTACGGGCTGGATAGAAATCCCGTGAGTGTAGTGCCCAGGCAAGCCGGTGTCGATAGGGCGCTTGATCGCTTTTTGTCTTGGGATGAAATCAGTCTATTGATGAGCACGTGCCAAAAATCAGCACCAGAATGTTTTTTCCATCCCGATTTCGCGCAGCTTCTTCTGCTTTGCCTTTTTACTGGTGGTCAGCGTCCGTGGGAACTGATGACCAATGTTTGGCAAAATGTCGATCTACGTAACTGTACGCTTACCGTTCCTCCCTTTATTTCAAAAAATGGTGATTATCATATTGTCCCCCTGTGTGCTTCTGCTCTGTTGATCTTGGAAGAAATCGCAAACCGTCATAGCAATCAAGGTTTTATTTTCCCTGCCAAAACGAAGACAGGTCATTTGCTGCCCAGCGAATTTGCGAAACAGGTGAAGAAATTTTGTGATCACACAGGTTTTGCCAAGTTTACCCCCAGAGATGTACGTCGGACGTTTAAAACCTTGGCTGGTGAGATGGGGATCAGTTCTGAATTGCGTGATCAGGTGCAAAATCATAAGAAACCAGGCGTTTCAAGCAAGCATTATGATCGCTACGATTATCTAAGAGAAAAGCACCAAGTGATCACCCTGTGGGAAAGTAAGCTACTTTCTATGGTTGAAATTTATCCAAAATCGTCGTAA
- a CDS encoding Rha family transcriptional regulator produces the protein MSNVITIYQQVKISSREIAQLTGKQHKHVLDDCRKMFTSINIQSAEFSADYKDTSGRTYQEYLLDQDLTMTLVMGYSIPLRHRVATRWRELEEKATRPVCILPNFEDPPVAAMAWAEQFREKTKLALVNKEQEAELQELKNLFKEGITTTQFCKMLNGINTQQINHCLADRNWLYNESKSHIRWRATSYARDRYLTEHQHKISIHSGDDFIKYQPVLLRKGAIRLFDLYRKNKLPMKTHWDGHFTHEKELSIAS, from the coding sequence ATGTCAAATGTCATCACTATCTATCAACAGGTAAAAATATCTAGCCGTGAAATTGCTCAACTAACGGGTAAACAACATAAACATGTTCTCGATGATTGTCGCAAAATGTTCACATCGATCAACATTCAATCGGCCGAGTTTTCGGCTGATTATAAAGACACCAGTGGTCGCACCTATCAAGAGTATTTGCTTGACCAGGATTTAACCATGACACTGGTCATGGGTTACAGTATTCCACTTCGCCATAGAGTTGCCACGCGCTGGCGAGAGCTGGAAGAGAAAGCAACGCGGCCTGTCTGCATATTACCTAATTTCGAAGACCCCCCTGTTGCGGCTATGGCATGGGCAGAGCAGTTTCGTGAAAAAACCAAGTTGGCTTTAGTAAACAAAGAACAGGAAGCGGAATTACAGGAGTTGAAAAACCTGTTTAAGGAAGGAATAACGACGACTCAGTTTTGCAAAATGCTCAACGGTATTAACACACAACAGATTAATCACTGTTTAGCGGACAGAAATTGGCTTTATAACGAAAGTAAATCCCATATCCGCTGGCGTGCAACCTCTTATGCACGTGACCGATATCTGACGGAACATCAACATAAAATCAGCATTCATAGCGGTGATGACTTTATCAAGTATCAACCCGTTTTACTGCGCAAAGGGGCAATCCGATTATTTGACCTCTACCGCAAAAATAAGTTGCCAATGAAAACCCATTGGGACGGGCACTTCACCCACGAAAAAGAACTTAGCATCGCATCATAA
- a CDS encoding winged helix-turn-helix domain-containing protein, giving the protein MRQHVTDWLSDEKLKPENGGSYSKLSVHESLLLEKHIESTIDTRVIDICAYVETQFGVCYTVSGMTKWLQAYCFSYKL; this is encoded by the coding sequence GTGAGGCAACATGTAACAGATTGGCTTTCAGACGAAAAATTAAAGCCTGAAAATGGCGGCTCGTATAGTAAATTGAGCGTGCATGAATCTTTATTGCTTGAAAAACACATTGAAAGCACGATTGATACCCGTGTCATCGATATCTGTGCTTATGTGGAAACCCAATTTGGCGTCTGTTACACCGTATCTGGCATGACAAAATGGCTGCAAGCGTATTGTTTTAGCTATAAGCTGTAA
- a CDS encoding phage holin has translation MLSKLNLFSYSILNGLLNIFSPEQWSILGVLAGLTIAIISYLTDLYFKIKKDRHKSGAK, from the coding sequence ATGTTAAGCAAATTAAATTTATTTAGTTATAGTATCCTGAATGGATTACTTAATATTTTTAGCCCTGAGCAGTGGAGTATACTTGGCGTTCTGGCTGGGTTGACGATCGCCATTATTAGTTATCTGACCGATCTATATTTCAAAATAAAAAAGGATAGGCACAAAAGTGGAGCTAAATAA
- a CDS encoding transposase: MKRHRPPIIYVDESGFAHDMPRPYGYALKGLHDWQARTRTNVIGARLNGKWLTVGVSDCNINGDVFYAWITQDLIPKAPQKAVIVMDNVCFHKRQDIHHAIQKTGLTLEYLPAYSPDLHPHFYPQR; encoded by the coding sequence ATGAAGCGGCACAGACCCCCCATTATTTACGTCGATGAAAGCGGTTTTGCTCATGATATGCCTCGTCCTTACGGCTATGCCCTTAAAGGACTGCATGATTGGCAAGCCAGGACGCGTACCAACGTCATTGGTGCACGACTTAATGGGAAATGGCTCACCGTTGGCGTTTCCGATTGCAATATTAACGGCGATGTTTTCTATGCCTGGATAACTCAAGATTTAATACCTAAAGCACCTCAGAAGGCCGTCATTGTTATGGATAATGTGTGTTTCCATAAACGCCAGGATATTCACCATGCAATACAAAAAACTGGCTTGACCCTTGAGTACCTTCCCGCTTATTCTCCGGACCTTCATCCTCACTTTTACCCACAACGTTGA